The following proteins come from a genomic window of Chloroflexota bacterium:
- a CDS encoding SDR family oxidoreductase has translation MRVLITGGAGFLGSHLCDRFLAEGHEVIAMDNLITGSTRNIAHLAGHERFQFIKHDVTNYIFIDGPVDAILHFASPASPIDYLELPIQTLKVGALGTHKALGLARAKGARFLLASTSEVYGDPLVHPQSEDYWGNVNPIGPRGVYDEAKRFAEALTMAYHRVHGVDTRIARIFNTYGPRMRLDDGRVVPNFIGQALRGEPLTVYGDGSQTRSFCYSDDLIEGIYRLLLSTETEPVNLGNPSEMTILEFAHRINEAVGSKAGVVFKPLPADDPKRRQPDITRARRILGWEPRISLDEGLRHTIAYFRTQLMV, from the coding sequence ATGCGCGTACTCATCACTGGCGGGGCTGGTTTCCTCGGCTCTCATCTGTGCGATCGTTTTTTGGCCGAGGGGCATGAAGTCATCGCCATGGACAACCTCATCACCGGTTCTACGCGCAATATTGCGCATCTGGCTGGCCACGAGCGGTTTCAGTTCATCAAGCATGATGTGACCAACTATATTTTCATTGACGGGCCGGTGGATGCCATCTTGCATTTCGCTTCACCCGCCAGTCCGATTGACTACCTGGAATTGCCTATCCAGACGCTGAAAGTTGGGGCACTGGGCACGCACAAAGCCTTAGGTCTTGCGCGGGCGAAAGGGGCACGGTTCCTGCTGGCCTCGACCTCCGAGGTCTATGGCGATCCGCTAGTACATCCCCAAAGCGAGGACTATTGGGGCAATGTGAATCCTATCGGTCCCCGTGGTGTATACGACGAAGCCAAGCGCTTTGCTGAGGCCCTGACCATGGCATACCATCGCGTGCACGGCGTTGATACCCGCATTGCTCGCATCTTCAACACCTACGGGCCACGTATGCGCTTGGATGATGGGCGCGTGGTGCCCAATTTCATCGGCCAGGCCCTCCGTGGTGAGCCTCTTACCGTTTATGGCGACGGCTCACAGACGCGCAGCTTCTGCTACTCTGACGATCTCATCGAGGGCATCTACCGACTACTCCTCTCCACAGAGACGGAGCCCGTGAACCTGGGCAACCCATCTGAGATGACCATTCTGGAGTTCGCACATCGGATCAACGAAGCGGTGGGCAGTAAAGCAGGTGTGGTGTTTAAACCGCTACCGGCAGACGACCCGAAGAGGCGCCAACCTGACATTACGAGGGCGCGCCGTATTCTGGGGTGGGAGCCCCGGATATCCCTGGATGAGGGATTACGACACACCATCGCCTATTTCCGCACCCAATTGATGGTCTAA
- a CDS encoding CBS domain-containing protein: protein MKVILTHERADGDAIASMLAASKLYPDAIPVLPRLVNRNIQEFLTLYGEQLPFVAAKDRPHGRITEVILVDTQTIVPIKGMGPKTRITIIDHHPPSEELDKRATYIGRTVGATATILVERLRDARISLSPVEATLLLIGIHEDTGSLLYSTTTPADLRAAAWLMEQGANLNVANATLHHPLDSRYRAVYTELAKNAELFEFHGHSVLIATARPNVYLDELSSLAHKLGDLFEPDATFLIIQLDSSIQLIARSSTDDIDVGELAKAFGGGGHSRASAALISGHSIGEIRARLLQYLQSAVKPMITVRDIMSYGVHTLPADLSLAEAQSQARRYGHEGFPVVDEGQVVGVVTSHEIDRAMHHRLGHARVSAYMHKGNIYVSPSDSVARVQQVMMEYGVGQVPVVENGQIIGVVTRTDLIKAWGGVPEPARRAEIQDRLKAALPAPLIELLLQARDVANEMGYSLYVVGGFVRDLLLGVPNLDLDLVVEGDAIALARGLAQRVGGRVRGHSRFGTAKIILGEKRAKGLPPSLDFVTARTEFYEHPSALPEVERSSIKQDLYRRDFTINTMAICLDRDRYGELLDFYGGERDLRNKLIRVLHNLSFVEDPTRMLRAVRLEQRLGFRIESRTAELITNALDLLDRVTGDRLRHELNLIFAEREPENSLRRLAELGILSRLHPALRCDTWLMRKFRDLRERATMTGAPGMYMALMCYRLSSEELKNFAARLHISREDLRLLEEVNALKSQEEKLAARSMSNSTVYRILEPYRDESVFVFGVATDQRMVRKRVDLYLSRLRYVQAEVSGDDLRRRKVPPGPLYRQILDAVLDARLDGRVRTREEEERLVDALLTSAGWKPMPI, encoded by the coding sequence ATGAAAGTGATCCTGACCCACGAGCGTGCCGATGGAGATGCGATTGCCTCCATGTTGGCCGCATCAAAACTATATCCTGATGCGATCCCTGTTCTGCCGCGCTTGGTAAACCGCAATATTCAGGAGTTCTTGACCCTCTACGGCGAGCAGTTGCCCTTTGTGGCAGCGAAAGACCGGCCCCATGGTCGCATTACCGAAGTGATTTTGGTAGACACACAGACCATTGTGCCAATTAAAGGCATGGGCCCGAAAACACGTATCACTATCATTGATCACCACCCGCCAAGCGAAGAACTAGATAAGCGCGCTACCTACATAGGTAGGACAGTTGGCGCAACAGCAACCATCCTTGTCGAGCGGTTGCGTGATGCTCGCATCTCCCTGTCTCCGGTCGAGGCTACACTGCTACTGATAGGCATCCACGAGGATACGGGTTCGCTTCTTTACTCTACCACTACTCCCGCTGACTTGCGCGCCGCAGCCTGGCTAATGGAGCAGGGGGCGAACTTAAATGTGGCAAATGCGACCTTGCACCATCCCCTGGATAGTCGCTATCGTGCTGTTTACACGGAGCTAGCCAAAAACGCGGAACTCTTTGAGTTCCACGGCCACAGCGTTTTGATTGCCACTGCTCGGCCCAACGTGTACTTAGATGAGCTCTCCAGCCTGGCGCACAAGTTGGGAGATCTTTTCGAGCCCGATGCAACTTTCCTGATCATTCAACTGGACAGCAGCATCCAACTCATCGCCCGCAGTTCCACCGATGACATTGATGTGGGTGAATTAGCCAAAGCCTTTGGAGGTGGTGGGCACTCCCGGGCCTCAGCGGCCCTTATCAGCGGCCATAGCATCGGTGAGATCCGTGCCCGATTGCTCCAATACCTACAGAGTGCCGTTAAGCCGATGATAACCGTTCGTGACATCATGTCTTACGGCGTGCACACCCTACCAGCAGACCTTTCCTTGGCCGAGGCTCAGTCTCAGGCCCGCCGTTACGGTCATGAGGGATTCCCAGTTGTGGACGAAGGACAAGTGGTGGGTGTGGTCACCAGCCACGAGATTGATCGTGCCATGCACCATCGGCTGGGCCATGCCCGGGTGAGCGCCTATATGCACAAGGGCAACATTTATGTCAGTCCCTCAGATTCGGTAGCGCGAGTGCAACAAGTGATGATGGAATACGGCGTCGGTCAGGTACCGGTGGTGGAAAATGGTCAGATTATTGGAGTGGTCACTCGGACAGATCTGATCAAGGCGTGGGGCGGGGTGCCCGAGCCTGCGAGGCGAGCCGAGATACAGGACCGGCTCAAAGCCGCCCTGCCCGCTCCCCTGATCGAACTACTGCTGCAGGCACGGGATGTTGCCAATGAGATGGGCTATTCGCTTTACGTCGTGGGCGGGTTCGTGCGTGATTTACTTTTGGGGGTCCCCAATCTGGACCTGGACCTGGTGGTGGAGGGAGATGCCATTGCCTTGGCCCGCGGTCTGGCACAGCGCGTCGGTGGGCGAGTCCGGGGACACAGCCGTTTTGGCACCGCTAAGATCATCCTGGGCGAGAAGCGGGCCAAGGGTTTACCGCCCTCGCTGGACTTCGTCACCGCACGCACGGAGTTCTACGAACATCCAAGTGCTTTGCCTGAAGTAGAACGCAGTTCCATCAAGCAGGACCTTTATCGCCGTGACTTCACCATCAATACGATGGCTATTTGCCTCGACCGTGATCGCTATGGCGAGTTGCTGGATTTCTATGGCGGCGAGCGAGACCTACGCAACAAACTGATCCGCGTCTTGCATAACCTGAGTTTTGTTGAAGATCCCACCCGGATGCTACGGGCAGTGCGTCTAGAACAGCGGCTGGGCTTCCGCATTGAATCGCGCACCGCTGAACTAATCACCAACGCTCTTGACCTGCTTGATCGTGTGACGGGTGACCGGCTGCGCCACGAACTCAACCTTATATTCGCTGAGCGTGAACCGGAGAACAGCCTCCGTCGTCTCGCTGAATTGGGCATCCTCTCACGACTGCACCCAGCCCTGCGTTGCGATACATGGTTGATGCGAAAGTTCCGAGACCTACGCGAGCGAGCCACCATGACCGGGGCCCCGGGTATGTACATGGCACTGATGTGCTATCGCCTTTCGTCAGAGGAGTTAAAGAATTTCGCTGCCCGGTTGCATATTTCTAGAGAGGACCTACGCCTCTTGGAGGAAGTCAACGCCTTGAAGAGCCAAGAGGAAAAACTGGCTGCACGCTCCATGTCCAATAGCACCGTCTATCGTATCCTGGAGCCGTATCGAGACGAATCCGTTTTCGTTTTCGGTGTGGCGACCGACCAGCGCATGGTGCGGAAGCGGGTGGATCTATATCTCTCGCGACTGCGCTACGTCCAGGCCGAGGTGAGTGGTGATGATTTGCGACGTCGAAAGGTGCCGCCAGGGCCGCTCTATCGGCAAATATTGGATGCAGTGCTCGACGCACGACTGGACGGACGGGTGCGAACACGAGAAGAAGAGGAACGCCTGGTGGATGCGTTGCTCACCAGTGCGGGGTGGAAGCCTATGCCTATCTGA
- a CDS encoding hydrogenase expression/formation protein yields MDIIFPLGKLRLEILARLLARYRGADDKHVILGGAIGEDAAILDIGDRYLVAKTDPITFATDQIGWYAVNVNANDVAVMGATPRWMMATILLPEGKASLGLVEGIFAQMDAACKDLGIALVGGHTEVTPALPRPIVVGTLLGEVEKDRLIHTGNAQPGDEILLVKSIAIEGTAIIARERGDELRARGYSEDVIGRARNFLFDPGISVVAAAQIAAETKKVHAMHDPTEGGLAMGLHELAYASGTGLWVDRARIRILPECIEFCREFGLDPLGLIASGALLVAVPPDTSARLQHLYAQAGIPCSVIGHVTPPEEGIRIKNGGVTRDLPRFDADEITRLF; encoded by the coding sequence GTGGACATCATCTTTCCGTTGGGCAAATTACGTTTGGAGATTCTGGCGCGGCTATTGGCGCGTTATCGCGGCGCAGACGATAAGCATGTTATCCTGGGTGGCGCCATTGGCGAAGATGCTGCTATCTTAGACATTGGTGATCGTTATCTTGTCGCTAAGACAGATCCCATTACTTTCGCTACGGATCAAATTGGCTGGTACGCCGTGAATGTCAATGCTAACGACGTGGCCGTTATGGGTGCAACACCCCGTTGGATGATGGCTACCATCCTGCTGCCCGAGGGCAAAGCCAGCCTCGGTCTGGTAGAGGGTATCTTCGCCCAAATGGATGCTGCTTGTAAAGACTTGGGCATCGCTCTCGTCGGCGGGCACACTGAGGTAACGCCGGCACTGCCGCGGCCCATTGTGGTGGGCACGCTGCTTGGGGAAGTAGAGAAAGACCGGCTAATTCATACGGGCAACGCACAACCCGGCGACGAGATCCTGCTCGTTAAGTCCATTGCTATTGAGGGCACAGCCATTATCGCTCGCGAACGCGGGGACGAACTGCGCGCTCGCGGCTATTCCGAGGATGTCATTGGCCGGGCCCGCAATTTTTTATTTGATCCGGGCATTAGCGTTGTGGCCGCGGCACAGATCGCCGCAGAGACCAAAAAGGTCCATGCTATGCATGACCCCACCGAGGGTGGCTTGGCAATGGGCTTGCATGAATTAGCCTATGCCTCGGGCACCGGCCTGTGGGTGGACAGGGCGCGTATCCGCATCCTCCCAGAATGTATAGAGTTTTGTCGAGAGTTCGGCTTAGACCCATTGGGACTCATTGCTTCCGGAGCCCTTCTGGTGGCCGTGCCGCCCGACACCAGTGCACGGCTACAACATCTGTATGCCCAGGCAGGTATCCCCTGCTCTGTTATCGGCCACGTCACCCCGCCTGAAGAGGGCATCCGAATCAAAAACGGGGGAGTTACGCGCGATCTCCCCCGTTTTGACGCTGACGAAATCACTCGCTTGTTTTAG
- the rpiA gene encoding ribose-5-phosphate isomerase RpiA, whose product MHPSTPKDANVERLKEQAAAEAVKYVQSGMVVGLGTGSTARYAIELIGEALQRSRLRDIIGIPTSEATAALARRVGIPLSTLAEHPRLDLTIDGADEVDPHLNLIKGMGGALLREKIVAAATSLEIIVVDDSKLVDVLGMRSPLPVEVVPFGLGTYEDRLRSLGADPILRLANGRPYVTDNGNYLYLCHFARIDNPYLLERDLNLIPGVIENGLFLDLTHRVIVASAEGIRTLERAKNSVTTGI is encoded by the coding sequence ATGCATCCATCTACCCCAAAAGACGCTAATGTCGAGCGATTGAAAGAACAGGCTGCCGCCGAGGCGGTCAAGTATGTGCAGAGTGGCATGGTAGTAGGTCTGGGCACCGGCTCCACGGCCCGCTACGCTATAGAATTGATTGGAGAAGCACTCCAACGCAGCAGGCTGCGAGATATCATTGGCATTCCCACTTCAGAAGCAACAGCCGCGCTGGCCCGTCGGGTCGGCATCCCGCTGAGCACGTTAGCCGAGCACCCTCGCCTGGATCTGACTATTGATGGGGCGGACGAGGTAGATCCTCATTTAAATCTCATTAAAGGCATGGGCGGCGCACTCTTGCGGGAGAAAATCGTAGCAGCAGCCACAAGCCTGGAAATCATTGTAGTGGACGACTCTAAATTAGTAGATGTGTTGGGCATGCGTTCCCCTCTGCCTGTAGAGGTCGTCCCCTTTGGATTAGGCACTTACGAGGACAGATTACGCAGCCTTGGCGCGGACCCCATACTACGCTTAGCCAATGGCAGGCCTTATGTTACAGACAATGGTAATTACCTGTATTTGTGCCATTTCGCTCGAATAGATAACCCGTACCTGCTGGAACGAGACCTAAACTTGATCCCGGGGGTGATAGAGAATGGCCTCTTCTTGGACCTGACACATCGGGTTATCGTCGCATCGGCAGAGGGTATTCGAACGCTGGAGCGTGCCAAAAACAGCGTGACCACAGGCATCTGA
- a CDS encoding DMT family transporter: protein MRSLLPTALSSESENKEARRFGRIDLLLLSMVLIWGVNFPVVKGALAEMQPLAFNALRFISATILLYLLVRLTGQTVSVHRPDLLGIALLGLLGNGIYQLLFISGIAFTTATNSSLILAMVPITVAIMGAALRLERIPWWAWVGIALSFTGLCLLILGNGVEDGQAQNHLVGDLLVFAAMMCWSAYTILSKPYVRRYSTLSVTVLSMASGAGLIFLASLPSLFSQNWAAVSQSGWLGLIFSSVFAIALGYLAWFTGVRAVGSARTAIYSNFTPVVTLVSSALLLGESLRPSQLIGAFVILIGIVLTHYHRG, encoded by the coding sequence ATGAGATCGCTACTGCCTACGGCTCTGTCTTCAGAATCGGAGAACAAGGAGGCGCGCCGGTTCGGGCGCATTGATCTACTGCTACTCAGCATGGTACTTATCTGGGGAGTCAATTTCCCGGTCGTGAAAGGGGCGCTGGCGGAGATGCAGCCGCTGGCCTTCAACGCGCTGAGATTCATCAGCGCGACGATCCTACTCTATCTGCTCGTGCGCTTGACGGGCCAGACGGTGTCAGTACACCGACCCGATCTACTGGGCATCGCTCTGCTGGGCTTACTTGGCAACGGGATCTATCAACTCCTCTTCATCAGCGGTATTGCCTTCACCACCGCAACTAATTCTTCGCTCATCCTAGCCATGGTGCCCATCACAGTGGCCATTATGGGGGCGGCCTTGCGTCTGGAACGCATCCCCTGGTGGGCCTGGGTTGGCATTGCACTTTCTTTCACAGGCCTGTGCCTCCTCATCCTGGGTAACGGGGTAGAGGATGGCCAGGCACAGAATCATCTGGTAGGCGATTTGCTTGTCTTCGCCGCGATGATGTGCTGGTCAGCCTACACGATTCTCTCCAAGCCTTATGTACGACGCTATTCTACTCTGAGCGTCACCGTTCTATCCATGGCCTCCGGGGCGGGACTCATTTTCCTCGCTAGTCTACCCAGTCTTTTCTCCCAGAACTGGGCGGCTGTCTCACAGAGTGGGTGGTTGGGGTTAATTTTCTCGTCAGTTTTCGCCATTGCCCTCGGCTACCTGGCCTGGTTTACAGGTGTCCGTGCCGTTGGCAGTGCCCGGACGGCGATATATTCGAACTTCACCCCCGTGGTGACCTTAGTGTCGTCGGCGCTGCTGCTTGGGGAGAGCCTACGCCCGTCTCAGTTAATCGGCGCATTTGTGATCCTAATAGGAATTGTCCTAACCCATTACCATCGGGGTTGA
- a CDS encoding LOG family protein, giving the protein MSNRPKRPIVTVFGSSQIPDEANLYEEARTLGQAVAQRGYAVCSGGYGGLMEAVSRGAKEAGGHTIGVTVKTFVWGRANPWIDEVIEAPDFITRLRTMTEMGRAYIILPGGIGTLAELGLTWSLLQIGEVHGRPCIVVGEVWAEALAFFRRRLIIREQDFALLRWVASAPEAVSLLPPPNEVRL; this is encoded by the coding sequence ATGAGCAATAGACCTAAAAGACCTATCGTCACCGTGTTCGGAAGTTCTCAAATACCTGATGAGGCGAATCTTTACGAAGAAGCACGCACTCTGGGGCAAGCGGTGGCTCAGCGGGGATATGCGGTGTGCTCTGGTGGCTATGGGGGGCTGATGGAGGCCGTAAGCCGGGGGGCCAAAGAAGCGGGAGGGCACACCATCGGCGTTACTGTAAAGACCTTTGTGTGGGGAAGAGCAAACCCGTGGATAGATGAAGTGATCGAGGCACCTGATTTCATCACACGGCTGCGCACGATGACTGAAATGGGTCGGGCCTACATCATTTTGCCCGGCGGCATTGGCACACTGGCCGAACTCGGCCTGACATGGAGCCTCTTGCAGATCGGCGAAGTGCATGGTCGACCGTGCATTGTAGTGGGTGAAGTCTGGGCCGAAGCACTGGCTTTTTTCCGCCGTCGCCTTATCATTCGGGAGCAAGATTTCGCCCTTTTACGATGGGTGGCCAGTGCTCCTGAGGCTGTGAGTTTATTACCTCCACCAAACGAGGTTCGCTTATGA
- a CDS encoding DUF4032 domain-containing protein produces MSDHKADFNRALFKAFLRDITSELLRQPNELFSFEEVRKGLRAYSQSYRGLQSVPLDKIVGSVSRYRDFDRAFLPTQLHTQERWVRIDSAMDRDEALPPVELYKVGDVYFVRDGNHRVSVAREHGAQFIDAEVTEFYTSVPFDEKVTPQQLLIKSEYAEFLERTKLDKLRPDQSIEFTTIGRYQALEEHIAVHRYFLGQHQGRHIPEDEAVMSWYDTVYMPIIRLIREQNVLSQFPGRTEADLYLWIMDHRYYLSETYGADVGAEEAIRDYAEKFGQHSLWSAVARELADFFEDLRKQAQEGARENGILPQPKPTSIAKKSRSKSEQDEQ; encoded by the coding sequence ATGTCTGACCACAAGGCCGACTTCAACCGTGCTCTTTTCAAAGCATTCCTGCGCGATATCACGTCCGAATTGCTGCGGCAACCCAATGAACTATTCTCGTTCGAAGAGGTACGCAAGGGACTGCGCGCCTACAGCCAGAGCTACCGTGGGCTTCAATCGGTACCTCTGGACAAAATCGTGGGCAGTGTCAGCCGCTACCGGGATTTCGACCGCGCTTTCCTGCCCACTCAGTTGCATACCCAGGAGCGATGGGTGCGCATAGATTCAGCCATGGACCGCGATGAGGCACTCCCACCAGTAGAACTCTACAAGGTCGGCGACGTGTACTTCGTGCGCGATGGCAACCACCGCGTCTCTGTAGCCCGGGAACATGGCGCGCAGTTCATTGATGCTGAGGTAACTGAGTTTTACACCTCCGTGCCTTTCGACGAGAAGGTCACTCCCCAACAATTACTCATCAAAAGCGAATACGCCGAATTCTTGGAGCGGACCAAACTAGACAAATTGCGGCCCGATCAAAGCATCGAGTTCACCACCATTGGCCGCTATCAGGCACTCGAAGAGCACATCGCTGTGCACCGCTATTTCCTCGGTCAACACCAGGGCCGCCACATTCCTGAGGATGAGGCAGTGATGAGTTGGTACGATACGGTGTATATGCCTATTATCCGCCTGATTCGGGAGCAGAATGTCTTGTCCCAGTTCCCTGGACGCACCGAGGCTGATCTCTATCTGTGGATCATGGATCACCGCTATTATCTGAGTGAAACCTATGGGGCAGATGTGGGCGCAGAGGAGGCCATCCGCGATTACGCTGAAAAATTCGGCCAGCACAGTTTATGGTCAGCAGTGGCTCGCGAATTGGCTGATTTCTTCGAGGATCTCCGAAAGCAGGCGCAGGAAGGGGCACGGGAAAACGGCATATTGCCCCAACCCAAGCCGACATCCATCGCGAAAAAATCCCGTTCAAAGAGCGAACAAGATGAGCAATAG
- a CDS encoding metallophosphoesterase, with protein sequence MKILAISDRVVEIVYDVRIAERFTDVNLVLSCGDLPYFYLEFIVTMLRVPVFYVIGNHGTELQYGPHNQPQYPGGCVNLHKRVIHHSGLIIAGLEGSMRYKERGEFQYTETDMALNALELVPRLIWNRIRYGRYLDILVTHAPPRGIHDQGDLCHQGFKTYLTVMQVFKPRFLIHGHTHSHYNTNPMESMYRETRVINAYGHRLIDVPLANSGGRNV encoded by the coding sequence GTGAAGATACTGGCGATCAGCGACAGAGTGGTCGAAATCGTATATGATGTGAGAATTGCAGAACGATTCACCGATGTGAATCTCGTGTTGAGCTGTGGCGACCTACCCTATTTCTACTTGGAATTTATCGTCACTATGTTGAGGGTGCCGGTGTTTTATGTGATTGGCAACCACGGAACCGAGTTGCAGTATGGACCTCACAATCAGCCTCAATACCCTGGGGGTTGCGTCAATTTGCATAAACGCGTGATCCACCACAGTGGGCTAATCATCGCCGGGTTAGAAGGCTCCATGCGCTATAAAGAGCGAGGTGAATTTCAGTACACGGAAACCGATATGGCACTAAACGCGCTCGAACTGGTCCCCCGTTTGATCTGGAATCGGATCCGTTATGGACGCTATTTGGACATCCTCGTTACTCACGCCCCGCCGCGCGGCATCCATGATCAGGGTGACCTCTGTCATCAAGGCTTCAAAACCTACCTCACAGTTATGCAAGTGTTCAAACCGCGTTTCCTGATACACGGACACACGCACTCGCATTACAATACTAACCCAATGGAATCGATGTACCGGGAAACGAGGGTTATCAATGCATATGGGCACAGGCTAATAGACGTACCGCTGGCCAATTCAGGGGGCCGGAATGTCTGA
- a CDS encoding cupin domain-containing protein → MATERDEFAQRPMLGQRGDMMEGKVIYPTDSEWAPHRNYSGVSVRNLLTHQDNPIMRVAVVHLQPGAQITVHTHEQEAEIFYVISGNGVCTMGGQEMPFPAGACGYAPAGIPHGLANAGESLLELLTVFTQSTSMSASQSTAA, encoded by the coding sequence ATGGCAACCGAACGGGATGAGTTCGCGCAGAGGCCAATGCTGGGCCAAAGAGGAGATATGATGGAAGGCAAAGTCATTTATCCTACGGATAGCGAGTGGGCGCCCCATCGCAATTACAGTGGTGTGAGCGTTCGGAATCTGCTCACTCACCAGGATAATCCCATTATGCGTGTGGCAGTAGTACACCTGCAACCCGGGGCCCAGATCACAGTGCATACCCATGAGCAAGAAGCAGAGATATTCTACGTCATCTCTGGGAACGGTGTCTGTACTATGGGAGGCCAGGAAATGCCATTCCCGGCGGGCGCATGTGGCTATGCCCCAGCGGGAATTCCCCACGGGTTGGCGAATGCTGGCGAAAGCCTTCTGGAATTGCTGACCGTTTTCACCCAAAGCACCTCGATGAGTGCCAGTCAGAGCACAGCAGCGTAG
- the radC gene encoding DNA repair protein RadC → MKDTPTGERPRERLENYGPGALSNAELLAIILRTGVGGESVVAVAQRVLAKYGGLAGLAQATIGELCHEHGLGKAKAVTLKAAFELGRRLLATAPEERPQIRSPADAANLLMADMSLLTQEHLCVLLLDSKHRVLRRHEVYVGNVNTSVVRIGELFREAVRDNCAALLVAHNHPSGDPTPSPEDVAVTEQMIEAGKLLGVDVLDHLVIGHQRYVSLKERGLAFDKGGKISHAH, encoded by the coding sequence ATGAAGGACACCCCGACGGGCGAACGCCCCCGCGAGCGTTTAGAGAACTACGGGCCTGGCGCTCTTTCCAACGCCGAACTGTTGGCCATCATCCTGCGCACGGGCGTGGGAGGCGAGAGCGTAGTTGCCGTGGCCCAGCGCGTCCTGGCCAAATACGGCGGGCTGGCTGGCTTAGCCCAGGCCACGATCGGCGAACTCTGTCACGAACACGGCCTCGGCAAGGCGAAGGCCGTCACTCTAAAGGCCGCTTTCGAACTGGGCCGCCGTCTCCTCGCTACTGCGCCTGAGGAGCGACCCCAGATACGCTCCCCTGCCGATGCTGCCAATCTGCTAATGGCCGATATGAGCCTGCTAACGCAGGAACACCTCTGCGTTCTCCTCCTGGATAGCAAGCACCGCGTTTTGCGCCGGCACGAGGTCTACGTCGGCAACGTCAACACCTCTGTTGTGCGCATCGGGGAATTGTTCCGCGAGGCGGTGCGTGATAATTGCGCCGCTCTTCTGGTTGCTCACAATCATCCCAGCGGCGACCCCACGCCCTCACCAGAGGACGTAGCGGTTACTGAACAAATGATCGAGGCCGGCAAATTGCTTGGCGTTGACGTGCTGGATCACCTAGTTATAGGCCACCAGCGCTACGTCTCCCTCAAAGAGCGTGGCCTGGCCTTCGACAAAGGAGGGAAGATCTCCCATGCCCATTAA
- a CDS encoding phosphohydrolase has product MPINIPTKENDKLRQVVERINQDAELHQFWRCANITAVDRLGLSDHGEVHVRIIANIALKLLRLLLEANIQPNVVHNYGLTNDDAEVIVVTASCLHDLGISIHRDHHEGYSLWLAYPKLKELYAEIYDVSTCTIMICETLHAIIAHSREEQCLTLEAGVVKVADALDMTKGRSRIPFEAGVVNIHSVSAAAIDHIELKKGETRPIRIEVQMNNSAGIFQLDELLKNKLERSSIAPYVEVVARIEGEVEKHLIEVYSLGAGANPTPPHS; this is encoded by the coding sequence ATGCCCATTAATATCCCTACGAAGGAGAATGACAAATTACGCCAAGTTGTGGAACGTATCAACCAGGATGCAGAATTACACCAGTTCTGGCGATGTGCCAATATTACTGCTGTGGATCGGCTGGGTCTCAGCGACCACGGTGAGGTGCACGTCCGCATCATCGCCAATATTGCCCTGAAGTTGCTGCGCTTGCTCCTCGAAGCCAATATCCAACCAAACGTCGTCCATAATTACGGGCTGACAAACGATGACGCCGAGGTAATTGTGGTGACAGCATCTTGTCTGCACGACTTGGGCATCAGCATTCACCGTGACCACCATGAGGGTTACAGCCTATGGCTGGCCTACCCCAAACTCAAGGAACTCTACGCCGAAATCTACGACGTCTCAACCTGCACGATTATGATCTGCGAGACACTGCACGCTATCATTGCACACAGCCGCGAAGAGCAGTGCTTGACCCTGGAGGCAGGCGTAGTGAAGGTGGCCGACGCACTGGACATGACCAAAGGTCGCTCGCGCATCCCCTTTGAGGCGGGCGTGGTCAATATTCACTCGGTGTCTGCGGCTGCCATTGACCACATCGAGCTGAAGAAAGGAGAGACGCGTCCGATTCGCATCGAGGTGCAGATGAACAATTCTGCCGGTATCTTTCAGTTAGACGAACTCTTGAAAAACAAATTGGAGCGGTCGAGCATCGCGCCCTACGTAGAGGTCGTGGCACGCATTGAGGGCGAAGTGGAAAAGCATTTGATCGAGGTCTACAGTCTGGGCGCTGGAGCGAATCCGACGCCGCCACATTCCTGA